From Nicotiana tabacum cultivar K326 chromosome 22, ASM71507v2, whole genome shotgun sequence, one genomic window encodes:
- the LOC107794888 gene encoding protein EMSY-LIKE 3 isoform X2 encodes MDYEPYDSSGTDDDLPPSHQNRIPRGGGRMNGNGRSAVMASVPYQRMYGETDMEAQIHQLEQEAYSSVLRAFKAQADAITWEKESLITELRKELRLSNEEHRELLGRVNADDVIRRIREWRQSGAHQPGMLGTAQAIHDPLPSPSVSASRKKQKIAPSLPSQSFAGPSPTFHPPAMAAASQPSSSAAKRGPIMGPKGKKSKSGQMMPGASSMKMLYPSSGPFGRGQLGNRVSEPAEAGSFDPLIGRKVRTRWPDDNNFYEAVITDYNKAEGRHALVYDIGTTNETWEWVNLKEISPEDIQWEGEDPGISRHGNYGGSGRGMNRPVGRDSAPGAGRGRGLTKPQSRKGFPPSQNGGKKGSDDIQLLQTETLIKEVERVFGSSHPDPLEIEKAKKVLKEHEQALLEAISKLGEISDGESG; translated from the exons ATGGACTACGAACCGTACGACAGCAGTG GAACGGATGATGATCTTCCTCCATCACATCAAAATAGGATTCCAAGAGGTGGTGGCCGcatgaatggaaatgggagatcTGCTGTCATGGCATCTGTACCCTACCAAAGGATGTATGGTGAAACTGACATGGAGGCCCAAATTCACCAGCTCGAGCAAGAAGCATACAGTTCGGTTCTAAGAGCCTTTAAAGCTCAAGCTGATGCCATTACTTGG GAGAAAGAAAGTTTGATAACGGAGTTAAGAAAAGAGTTAAGATTGTCCAATGAAGAACATCGAGAACTTCTTGGTAGAGTTAATGCTGATGATGTCATCCGAAGAATAAG GGAGTGGAGGCAGTCGGGGGCTCATCAACCTGGTATGCTTGGCACCGCTCAAGCTATTCACGACCCATTACCTAGCCCTTCTGTCTCAGCTTCACGGAAGAAACAGAAGATAGCGCCATCTTTACCGTCACAGTCCTTTGCTGGACCATCTCCTACTTTTCACCCACCTGCTATGGCTGCTGCAAGTCAGCCGTCTTCATCCGCTGCCAAGAGAGGGCCTATAATGGGGCCTAAGGGCAAAAAGAGTAAATCT GGCCAGATGATGCCTGGTGCATCTTCAATGAAAATGCTGTACCCTTCCTCTGGTCCTTTTGGAAGAGGCCAACTAGGCAATCGGGTCTCTGAACCTGCTGAAGCAGGATCATTTGATCCATTGATTGGAAGGAAAGTGAGGACTAGATGGCCTGATGACAATAATTTTTATGAGGCAGTCATTACTGACTATAACAAAGCTGAG GGTAGACATGCCCTTGTTTATGACATTGGTACTACAAATGAGACATGGGAATGGGTCAACCTTAAAGAG ATTTCTCCAGAGGATATTCAGTGGGAAGGTGAAGACCCAGGAATTTCTCGTCATGGAAATTATGGTGGATCAGGCCGTGGCATGAATAGGCCTGTCGGGCGTGATAGCGCTCCAGGTGCAGGCAGGGGAAGGGGGTTGACTAAACCACAGTCCAGAAAAGGCTTTCCACCATCACAGAATGGAGGAAAGAAgggatctgatgatatccagtTACTTCAGACGGAAACACTGATTAAGGAG GTGGAGAGGGTCTTTGGCTCCAGTCATCCAGACCCTTTGGAGATCGAAAAGGCAAAAAAAGTGCTAAAG GAGCATGAGCAAGCACTTCTGGAGGCCATCTCAAAGCTCGGAGAGATCTCTGATGGCGAGAGTG
- the LOC107794888 gene encoding protein EMSY-LIKE 3 isoform X1 has product MDYEPYDSSGTDDDLPPSHQNRIPRGGGRMNGNGRSAVMASVPYQRMYGETDMEAQIHQLEQEAYSSVLRAFKAQADAITWEKESLITELRKELRLSNEEHRELLGRVNADDVIRRIREWRQSGAHQPGMLGTAQAIHDPLPSPSVSASRKKQKIAPSLPSQSFAGPSPTFHPPAMAAASQPSSSAAKRGPIMGPKGKKSKSGQMMPGASSMKMLYPSSGPFGRGQLGNRVSEPAEAGSFDPLIGRKVRTRWPDDNNFYEAVITDYNKAEGRHALVYDIGTTNETWEWVNLKEISPEDIQWEGEDPGISRHGNYGGSGRGMNRPVGRDSAPGAGRGRGLTKPQSRKGFPPSQNGGKKGSDDIQLLQTETLIKEVERVFGSSHPDPLEIEKAKKVLKEHEQALLEAISKLGEISDGESDEHFMQAMNRE; this is encoded by the exons ATGGACTACGAACCGTACGACAGCAGTG GAACGGATGATGATCTTCCTCCATCACATCAAAATAGGATTCCAAGAGGTGGTGGCCGcatgaatggaaatgggagatcTGCTGTCATGGCATCTGTACCCTACCAAAGGATGTATGGTGAAACTGACATGGAGGCCCAAATTCACCAGCTCGAGCAAGAAGCATACAGTTCGGTTCTAAGAGCCTTTAAAGCTCAAGCTGATGCCATTACTTGG GAGAAAGAAAGTTTGATAACGGAGTTAAGAAAAGAGTTAAGATTGTCCAATGAAGAACATCGAGAACTTCTTGGTAGAGTTAATGCTGATGATGTCATCCGAAGAATAAG GGAGTGGAGGCAGTCGGGGGCTCATCAACCTGGTATGCTTGGCACCGCTCAAGCTATTCACGACCCATTACCTAGCCCTTCTGTCTCAGCTTCACGGAAGAAACAGAAGATAGCGCCATCTTTACCGTCACAGTCCTTTGCTGGACCATCTCCTACTTTTCACCCACCTGCTATGGCTGCTGCAAGTCAGCCGTCTTCATCCGCTGCCAAGAGAGGGCCTATAATGGGGCCTAAGGGCAAAAAGAGTAAATCT GGCCAGATGATGCCTGGTGCATCTTCAATGAAAATGCTGTACCCTTCCTCTGGTCCTTTTGGAAGAGGCCAACTAGGCAATCGGGTCTCTGAACCTGCTGAAGCAGGATCATTTGATCCATTGATTGGAAGGAAAGTGAGGACTAGATGGCCTGATGACAATAATTTTTATGAGGCAGTCATTACTGACTATAACAAAGCTGAG GGTAGACATGCCCTTGTTTATGACATTGGTACTACAAATGAGACATGGGAATGGGTCAACCTTAAAGAG ATTTCTCCAGAGGATATTCAGTGGGAAGGTGAAGACCCAGGAATTTCTCGTCATGGAAATTATGGTGGATCAGGCCGTGGCATGAATAGGCCTGTCGGGCGTGATAGCGCTCCAGGTGCAGGCAGGGGAAGGGGGTTGACTAAACCACAGTCCAGAAAAGGCTTTCCACCATCACAGAATGGAGGAAAGAAgggatctgatgatatccagtTACTTCAGACGGAAACACTGATTAAGGAG GTGGAGAGGGTCTTTGGCTCCAGTCATCCAGACCCTTTGGAGATCGAAAAGGCAAAAAAAGTGCTAAAG GAGCATGAGCAAGCACTTCTGGAGGCCATCTCAAAGCTCGGAGAGATCTCTGATGGCGAGAGTG